The Candidatus Tanganyikabacteria bacterium region TCGCTCGACCGGCCGGCGGGCACGCTTTCGGGCGGCGAGGCCCAGCGCGCCAAGATGATCCGCCACCTCGGCTCGTCGCTGACCGACGTCACCTACGTCTTCGACGAGCCCACCGCGGGCCTCCACCCGCACGACGTCCAGCGCATGAACGACCTGCTGCTGCGCCTGCGCGACAAGGGCAACACGGTCCTGGTGGTCGAGCACGAACCGGAGACGATCGCGATCGCCGATCACGTGGTCGACCTCGGCCCGGGCGCCGGCGCGGCGGGCGGCACCGTCTGCTACGAGGGATCGGTGGCGGGCCTGCGGGCCAGCGGCACGCTCACCGGGCGGCACTTCGATTACCGGGCGTCGCTCAAGCCGAAAATGCGCAAGCCGAAGGGCAAGCTGGAAATCCGGGGCGCCACCACGCACAACCTCCGCGACGTCGACGTCGACGTACCTCTCGGCATCCTGTGCGTCGTCACCGGCGTGGCCGGCTCGGGCAAGAGTTCGCTGATCCACGGCTCCATCCCGGACGCAGCGGGCGTCGTGGCGGTCGATCAGGCGCCCATCCGCGGTTCGCGCCGCAGCAACCCGGCGACCTACACGGGGCTGCTCGAACCGATCCGCAAGGCGTTCGCCAAGGCCAACGGCGTGAAGGCGGCGCTCTTCAGCGCCAATTCCGAGGGCGCCTGCCCCGCCTGCAACGGGGCCGGCGTCACGTACACCGACCTGGCGATCATGGCCACGGTCGCCGTCACCTGCGAGGAATGCGAGGGCAGGCGCTTCCAGGCGGCGGTGCTCGAGTACCGCCTCGGAGGGCGCAACATCGGCGAGGTGCTGGGGATGTCGGTGACCGAGGCCCGGGAGTTCTTCGGCACGGGCGAGGCGCGCACGCCCGCCGCGCAAGTCATCCTGGAGCGCCTCGCCGACGTCGGCCTTGGCTACCTGGCCCTCGGCCAGCCACTGACCACGCTGTCGGGCGGCGAGCGGCAGCGACTCAAGCTGGCGACCTACATGGCCGAGAAGGGCGACATCTATGTGCTCGACGAGCCGACGACGGGCCTCCACCTCGCCGATGTCGCGCAGTTGCTCGGCCTCCTCGACAGGTTGGTCGACGGCGGCAAGTCGGTCGTGGTCATCGAGCACCACCAGGCGGTCATGGCGCATGCCGACTGGATCATCGACCTTGGCCCCGGCGCCGGGCACGACGGCGGGCAAGTCGTCTTCGAGGGCACGCCGGCGGACCTGGTGGCGGCGCGATCCACGCTCACCGGCAAGCACCTCGCGGCCTACGTCGGCGCCTGAGTCCCGGGTGCGCTGGCGACCCTGCGGTTGCCGGGCGCAAGGTCGGCTCGGCTGGCATCTATAACCTTAATCTGGTCTTATCGAAACCTTGGTTCAAGAGAGGAAAAGAGCGCTCGCGTGAAGAGGCTTGCCGGGGGCCTGGTCGCCCTGTCGTTCCTGACCGCGTGCTCGGCGGCGCCGTGGGCGCGCCTGGCGGGCGCGGCGGCCGGCGGCGCCGGAGCCCGCTCCGAAGCGGGAACCCAGGTGACGCTCGCCTACAAGGATCGCGCCACTCTGCAGCGCATCGCCGATTCGGCAGTAGACCTGGAGGTCGTCGATACCGAGCGCAGGGTGGCCCGCGCCAGAGTGACCCGCGCCCAGACGGCGTGGCTGGGCACTCTTGGCGTCAGCGTCCAGCCGGATCCCCAGCCGGTGCGGCTGGAAGCCTTCGACCCCAGTTACCATACCTACGAGACCCTGGTCCGGGACATGAGGGCCCTGGCGGACGCGCATCCCGACATCTGCACGCTCGTGGACCTGGGACCCACCTGGGAGACGACCAAGGGCAAGGCCGATCGGCGCGTCTGGGGCCTGCACGTCAAGAAGGGCGACGCCTCGGCCAGGCCGGCCCTCGCGTTCATCGCCAACCAGCACTCGCGGGAAATCGTCACCCCGGAAATCGCCCTGCTCCTGGCGCGAAAGCTCGTCGAGGGCTACGGGACCGACCCGGAGTACACGACCTTCGTCGACAGCCGCGATATCTGGATCGTCCCGATGGTCAACCCCGACGGGCACGCCCGGGTCGTCAAGGGCGAGGACTGGCGCAAGAACACCGACTCGGACCCGGTGCCCGGCTTCGGCAACGTCGCCGCCTACGGCCTGGGCACCGACCTCAACCGCAACTTCCCGTTCCACTGGGGCGAGAAGGGCGCGTCGAACGACCCGGAGAACCCCACCTTCCGGGGGCGTGGTCCCGGCTCGGAGCCGGAGACCCAGGCGATCTCGAAGCTTCTGCAATCCCGGAAGTTCACGTTTCTGATGTCCTACCACTCCTACAGCAACCTCATCATGTGGCCGTGGGGCTATTCCGACGCGCCGCCGCCGGATCCGCGCCTGCCCGCCATCGGCAAGAAACTCGGCGCCCTCACCGGTTACCGGCCGCAGCAGAGCAAGGACCTGTACCTGACGAGCGGCGGGATCACGGACTTCGCCTTCGGGCAACTCGGCGCGCTGGCCTTCACCACCGAGATCGGGTCCTGGAACGACGGCTTCCTGCCGCCGCATTCCCGGGTGGCGCAGTTCTGGAAAGAAAACGAGCCCGCCGCCCGCTACCTGTTGAAGACCGCCGCCCAGCCCGGCCAGGATCTCTAGCAAATCGGCGCCGGCTTTCGGCTTCCGGCGGCGTTGGCAGGTGGTTCGGTTGGTTAAGACTACCGGGCCATAACCATTTCCTGCCTCAGGAACGGCCTTTTCGACAAGTCATCGCTTGAAGAATGCGAAGGGGTCGATCCACGCCTTGAGCCGCCGGTTGCGACCGTAGACCAGGTTGCCGCCATGGACGTCGAGGCAGACCTTCTGCAGGAGGCCTCGCCGCTCCAGGGCCTTGTAGGCGGCGTCGTGGAGCCGCTCCATCGCCTTGCCCGTCGTGACGGTCAGCCCGCGCGCTTCGAGCTTCTCGCCGAGCGTTCCGGAAACGAATCTCTGCCACAGGATGCCGTGTCCCGCATCTCCGGCCGCGGGGACCAGGTGCCGGTAACGGCGGAACTCGGGAGCTTTCGCCAGGGCCCCGAAGAGTTCGACCATGCGCCTGGTCAGGCGCCCCTGCCCTCGCCGGTGGGGCTGCTTGAGCACGTACTTTCCGACTCGCCAGACCTTGTAGTCGGCGCCGGCCCCCAGCAGTCTGGGCTCGAGGCCGAGCGCCAGGAGGTCGCGGCCGAGGTTGCCGGAAGCCCGCTCGAGCGGGAGCTTCCCGCCGCGGCGCAGCAAGTTGCCTAGCGCCCGCGCCGTGAGGCGCGTAGCCTTGCCGGGTACCTTGGGCACGAACTCGACTCCCCCTCCGCCGCGTTACCGATGGGTTAAATCGCGACGACATGATTATCGGAAAACTTGCCCGGTTGCTTGCCCCACGAGAGACGTCCCGCGGGTGGCCCGTGTCGGCCCCTACTGGATGGGCGCCTTGAGGATGTCGTCGAGGATGATCGCCCCCGAATTGGTGTGCCCGCCCAGGACGTACGCCGCCTTTGGACCCAGCCAGATCGCGCCGTGCTCGACCTTCGTGGAGACCTGGAGCGTGGTGGACGTCGCGAACGCCCCAAGCGAGCCGTCAGCGCCGACCGGCGCCGACTCGACGGCCGTCGAGAAGTCCGCGTTGCCCAGCAAATAGAGCCGGCCGCCCAGCAGGATGGCCCCGGCGCCATTGCGCGTGACACTGGTGGACGCGCTCGCCGCGGCGAACGATCCGAGGGTCCCGTCGGCGTTGATGACCGCCGCCTCGCTGTCCTTCAGGTTGGGCGGTCCTTCGCCGCCGATCGCCAGGTAGGTGTTGCCCACCCGGGCCTCGGCGAAGGCCCAGCGGGTTCTGGTGAGGGTCTGACCGGACACGGCCGCGAAGCTGCCGAGCGATCCGTCGGTGTTGATCGATGCCCGTTCGATCGTGTTGATCGGCGGGTAGCCGCCACCGACCAGGTACACGTACTTCGACGTCACGACGGCCCCGGGCATCTGCCGGGCGGTGGCGAGCTTGGCGCTCAGGGCTTCGAAGGCCCCGAGCGTGCCATCGGCGCCGATGGGCGCCCGCTCGATGGTATCGAGCTGACCGTCCAGCAGCTTGCTCCCTCCGCCGAATACGTAGACGTAGTTGCCGATGACCTGAGCCTGCGCGCCGACCCGCGGCGACGTCAGCTTGCGGCTCGAAACCGCGAACGTGCCGAGATTGCCGTCGCCGTCGAAGGTGGCCTGCTGGATGCTGTCGGTGGCGGGCGCCGAGATGCTCCAGGAGGAAATGACGCCACCGAGCAGGTACAGCGTGCTGCCCACCTGAATCCTGGCGGTCTCGGCGACCGGGTAGGCCAGCTTACCCGCGCTGACGAACGCGCCCAGGGTGCGCTGGTCCGGCGTGGCCGTCGGGGAGGGCGTCGGCGTCGGAGCGGGAGTCGGCGTCGGAG contains the following coding sequences:
- a CDS encoding excinuclease ABC subunit UvrA; the protein is MATRTDTQLPASHVADRHAMIRVVGARENNLKDISLDLPKRRLTVFTGVSGSGKSSLVFATIAAESQRLINETYSAFVQGFMPTLARPEVDVLEGLTTAIIVDQERMGGDPRSTVGTATDASALLRILFSRLGKPHIGPPSAFSFNVASVKAKGAITVERGSSKTEAVTFSRTGGMCPRCEGRGSVSDFDLSQLYDDALSLNEGALRIPGYSMEGWYGRIFRGCGFFDPDKPIRQYTKKELDDLLHREPTKIKVDGINLTYAGLIPTIQKSFLSKDEGSMQPHIRAFVERVVTFTVCPDCGGTRLNEGARSSKIGGINIADACAMQISDLAEWLRGLAEPAVGPLLTTLGATLDSFVEIGLGYLSLDRPAGTLSGGEAQRAKMIRHLGSSLTDVTYVFDEPTAGLHPHDVQRMNDLLLRLRDKGNTVLVVEHEPETIAIADHVVDLGPGAGAAGGTVCYEGSVAGLRASGTLTGRHFDYRASLKPKMRKPKGKLEIRGATTHNLRDVDVDVPLGILCVVTGVAGSGKSSLIHGSIPDAAGVVAVDQAPIRGSRRSNPATYTGLLEPIRKAFAKANGVKAALFSANSEGACPACNGAGVTYTDLAIMATVAVTCEECEGRRFQAAVLEYRLGGRNIGEVLGMSVTEAREFFGTGEARTPAAQVILERLADVGLGYLALGQPLTTLSGGERQRLKLATYMAEKGDIYVLDEPTTGLHLADVAQLLGLLDRLVDGGKSVVVIEHHQAVMAHADWIIDLGPGAGHDGGQVVFEGTPADLVAARSTLTGKHLAAYVGA
- a CDS encoding zinc carboxypeptidase, which translates into the protein MKRLAGGLVALSFLTACSAAPWARLAGAAAGGAGARSEAGTQVTLAYKDRATLQRIADSAVDLEVVDTERRVARARVTRAQTAWLGTLGVSVQPDPQPVRLEAFDPSYHTYETLVRDMRALADAHPDICTLVDLGPTWETTKGKADRRVWGLHVKKGDASARPALAFIANQHSREIVTPEIALLLARKLVEGYGTDPEYTTFVDSRDIWIVPMVNPDGHARVVKGEDWRKNTDSDPVPGFGNVAAYGLGTDLNRNFPFHWGEKGASNDPENPTFRGRGPGSEPETQAISKLLQSRKFTFLMSYHSYSNLIMWPWGYSDAPPPDPRLPAIGKKLGALTGYRPQQSKDLYLTSGGITDFAFGQLGALAFTTEIGSWNDGFLPPHSRVAQFWKENEPAARYLLKTAAQPGQDL